In the genome of Populus nigra chromosome 9, ddPopNigr1.1, whole genome shotgun sequence, one region contains:
- the LOC133703251 gene encoding probable glutathione S-transferase parC, with protein MANEVVLLDLKLSPFAARVRIALEEKGIEYKSEVEDLRNKSSTLLKTNPVHQKIPVLIHNGRPICESMVIVQYIDEAWSHKPSLLPSDPYRRAHARFWADYIDKKMYPTGRNLWASEGELKESSKKDLIQCFKILEEELGDKLYFGDESFGYIDLALISFHSFFYTFETLGNWSMGAEFPKLVEWGERCLQKESVSKSLSDQKEVYEVILQIFKQKLGIE; from the exons ATGGCTAATGAAGTAGTTCTACTGGATTTGAAGCTTAGTCCTTTTGCAGCAAGGGTGAGGATAGCTTTGGAAGAGAAGGGAATAGAATATAAATCTGAGGTAGAGGACTTGCGCAACAAGAGCTCTACTCTTCTCAAGACGAACCCAGTTCATCAGAAAATCCCTGTCTTAATCCATAATGGGAGACCCATCTGTGAGTCAATGGTCATAGTTCAATATATTGATGAAGCTTGGAGCCATAAACCTTCATTGTTGCCTTCTGATCCTTATCGACGAGCACATGCCAGGTTTTGGGCTGACTACATCGACAAGAAG ATGTATCCTACTGGAAGGAATCTATGGGCATCTGAAGGTGAGCTCAAGGAATCATCGAAGAAGGACTTGATTCAGTGCTTTAAAATCTTGGAAGAAGAACTCGGAGACAAGCTATATTTTGGGGATGAGAGCTTTGGCTATATAGACTTGGCACTTATTTCATTCCACAGCTTCTTTTACACATTTGAGACCCTAGGAAACTGGAGCATGGGTGCCGAGTTCCCTAAGCTCGTGGAGTGGGGTGAGAGATGCTTGCAAAAGGAGAGCGTCTCCAAGTCTTTAAGTGACCAAAAGGAGGTTTATGAAGTCATTTTGCAGATCTTCAAACAGAAGCTGGGgattgaataa